From the Triticum urartu cultivar G1812 chromosome 4, Tu2.1, whole genome shotgun sequence genome, the window taaacaTTCAAATAAGAATTTGTTTTGTGTGCCCGTACTACACATGGAGAGACAGGGCGgggtcagtatcttccatgctaagcgggttattctcatgatgggTGTTTATTcgcttgtcattgcacgagagagGCTGATAATTGGGATGCCCAATCCTATaatcaaaatgaaaaaaaataatATAATGAAACAAACTCTCGTAAAAGATAATATGGTGACCACCTTGCAATAAAGAGTGCTTTGATGTAAAAAAAATGCCCTTCTCTCGGCTAAAAAGAGACCACTCTTCCCAGAGCGCACGACACACCACGTCTTCTGCACCCTGCTGCCGCCCCCCACCGCTCCACCTCCGCTGCTCCACCTCTGCTGCTCCACGGACGCCCCCGCCGCACCCTGCTGCCACCCCCGCCGCTCCACCTCTGGTAACTAATCACATCATTTGTCACACAGACATCTAGCTCTATGACAACTCAAGAGGAAATCCTAGTTCACTTTGTCGTAGGCTTTTTCAAAATCCAATTTCAAAATGGTCTCAACTTGTTCTTTCACGCGTGTGTGGTACAAATTTTCATGCAAGGACAAAAGACCATCCATGATGTTCATGTTTTTGATTAAAAAACACTTCATAAATACTAAAAAGCTTGTCAGCATACGGATCAAGTCTAAGGTCCAGAGTTTTAGTAATCCACTTACAAATGCATCTAAAAGAAAGTGGGTCCATATTGTTGAATCTTATCAGCTCCAAAAAATTAGGTAAGAATGCTATCACACCGTATTTCAACCTATGAACAATCAAAATTCCAGAATGGAAGGAATTAGATACATGTGTAATGTCAAGCTTGACAATGTTACCAACTAGCTTGATAATTCAATAGGGGATATTATATGGGCCAGGAGCGCTGATTTGACAGTTAGCAATCACATTAGTTTCTTGATTGTTCGTCCTGAGTACCTAAATCGATCGTGGGGTCTAGATCCACTTACATATCTCCTAAACTGTCAATTTTGAAAATCAAATATTATCCAAGTTGTACGTACAAATTGTCTCCTTGCTCCCCTCAACTCTGTTTATCCGACCTCCCTTCTTGCTGGCATTCTCCATCAAGCTCCGGCACTGCTCGACCAGTCATGGGATTCCATTTTCTGTGTTAGTATTGTTGTTTAAAAATAGCACAAATCTGGTGAAAATAAAACCGTCGGTGCAAGCCTCTTAACCTGAACCCCAGAACTGATGCCATCAGCTTTTTTCTAAAAGCAATTGGGGAGGTAAAACCCTTCGCTGTTCCATTAGCATAAACCAGAGTTCAAAACATGATCCAAAGTAGAGCTAAAGAAAAGCATCATCTTATTGCAACACGAGAGCAATGAAACCTTTGAACAATTCCATTTATACAAAGTGTATACATTACACTAGAGCACCACGGTAAAAACACATCGCTGCCTTGAAAACAAATTAAAAATCACCATCTCACCCGACTAATCACAACTTCCCATGCATTTTCTCTCGAGGGGTCATTTCATTTTTTTCAACCAAAACCCCCAAAGTTTAGCAACCGCTAGTGGGACCACCCGACGGTGACCGTGGCGGCTTCGAACCCCTCCTTCCCGCCACCGAACCGTATGGCGCCGCTgctccccttcctccccctccGCCGCCTGTCCATGCTCCCGCCCTTCGACACCGCCGGCGACGCCTTCTCGCCGGCACCCTTCCGCCCGACCCCGCCAGCCTTCTCCAGCAGCCGCACCACCTTGGCCTTGCCCGTCACCGCTGCGGATGCCGCGGCCGACCTTCCCTTCGCCGTCGCTGCCCTGGCGTTGGCCCCGGCTTTGAGGAGGATGTCCACCACGTCGGAGCGCCCCGCCTCGGCGGCGCAGTGCAGCGCCGTGTAGCCCTCGGCGTCGCACGCCTCCACGTCGACGCCCCGCTCGATGAGGTCGCGAACCGCGTCGGCGCGCCCCTTGAACGCGGCGCGCATTAGCGGCGTCCACCCGTGCGCGTCCCGCCCTTCCACGGACGCGCCGCCGTCCGCGGCCCGACGGACGGCCCGGGCCTCGCCCTTGCGCGCGGCCGCCAGGATGGCCTCGCCGAGCCCCAGGAAGTCCATGATCCGCCCGGTGTGGCCCTCCTCGGCCGCGGTCTCGTATGCCGTCTTCCCTTTTGCGTCGCGCACCGAGGCCGTGCCGGCCACGCCGTGCGCCAGGATCAGGCGGGCCACGGCCTCGTCGCCCCGCCTCGCCGCGGCGTGGAGGGCGGTGCCACCGTCCGTGCCGCACCTCGCGTCGGCCCTTGCACCTGCCGCGAGGAGCGCCTTCACCGCTTCCCGCCGGCCACCCTCCGCCGCCAGCCGCAGTGGGGTCTTGCCATCCCTCCCCGCCGCGTCGATGGATGTGAAGGAACCGGAGAAGGAAGCGGAGGAAGAGGAGCCGGGAGAAGCAGACGCAGGCTTTCCAAGAAGCAGCTTCAAGACATCGTCGTGTCCCGCCGCGGCGGCCACGTGGAGCGCGTCGGAGCCGGCGTGCTTGGCTCCATTGGCGAGGAGGAGCTCCGCGATGAGGCACTCGCCGGACGCCGCGGCGATCTCGAGGGGTGTCCTCCCGCGGCTGGGCTTGTCGGCGTCGGCGCCGTACTCGAGGAGCACCTGCACGATGTCCGCGCGGCCGAGGCCGACCGCGAGGTCGAGCAGCGTGCTCCCGGACTCGTCCGCGGCGTCCGCGGCGCGCCACGCGGGGTCGCTGCGGTCGAGCACCTCCCTGAGTGCCTCCACGGCCCCGGTGGCGACGAGGCGCGCCGCGACCTCGGCGCCCACGAAGGACGCCCGGATGCCGCTGTCGACAAACACCTGCTTCTTCCTCGCGGAGAACCACTCAGGGTTCACGGAGTCGAGCGCGGACACGGGCTCCCTGACCGAGGCGCCGGGCGCCACCACGCTGTGCAGCAGGAAGGCGTCCTCCCCGCGGCTGCCTCCCCCGCCGGGCCCGTCGGGCGCCTCGGAGGCCATGTAGAGCACCTCGACGGTGACCGCGGCGAGCGGCGCCAGGATCCCGGTGTGCGGGCGCACGGCGAAGCGGCCCCTGACGGCCGGCTGCAGGCGGAAGGCGACGGGCATGGTGTGCATGGCGTTGCGCAGCGTGAGCTCCCCCCTGGCCGGCC encodes:
- the LOC125553375 gene encoding protein VAPYRIN-like, producing the protein MDRLVIPEPTNEVVVRVEPGRPARGELTLRNAMHTMPVAFRLQPAVRGRFAVRPHTGILAPLAAVTVEVLYMASEAPDGPGGGGSRGEDAFLLHSVVAPGASVREPVSALDSVNPEWFSARKKQVFVDSGIRASFVGAEVAARLVATGAVEALREVLDRSDPAWRAADAADESGSTLLDLAVGLGRADIVQVLLEYGADADKPSRGRTPLEIAAASGECLIAELLLANGAKHAGSDALHVAAAAGHDDVLKLLLGKPASASPGSSSSASFSGSFTSIDAAGRDGKTPLRLAAEGGRREAVKALLAAGARADARCGTDGGTALHAAARRGDEAVARLILAHGVAGTASVRDAKGKTAYETAAEEGHTGRIMDFLGLGEAILAAARKGEARAVRRAADGGASVEGRDAHGWTPLMRAAFKGRADAVRDLIERGVDVEACDAEGYTALHCAAEAGRSDVVDILLKAGANARAATAKGRSAAASAAVTGKAKVVRLLEKAGGVGRKGAGEKASPAVSKGGSMDRRRRGRKGSSGAIRFGGGKEGFEAATVTVGWSH